The region GGCATGCCAGGGTGGATGAACAAGGCGAGGTGGTCGAGCTTTCGCCCATCCAGCAGGCTTTTCTCGAACATTACAGCTTCCAGTGCGGCTACTGCACACCGGGCTTTGTCAACGCCGCCACCCTTTTTGTGGAAAAGCTCAAACGTGAACCCATTGCGCGCGATCAACTGGAAAGCGCCATCGAGCAGGCGCTGGACAACCATATCTGCCGCTGTACCGGCTATGTGCGCTACTACGAAGCGGTGCGCGACGTGGTGCTGAAGACGCCGGGCCTGCTGAAGGAGACGGCGCGATGAAAAAACGTCTCGTACTCTTGATTCTGCTGGTGGCGATTATCGTTATCGCCCTGCTGTGGTGGCGGGAAAACCGCCGCTACGACGGCCCGGTACAGCAGGTGACCGCCAGCGCCGAACAAATCGTCCGGGGGCGCTATCTGGCCCAGGCTGCCGACTGCGCCGCCTGCCATACCGCCAGCGGCGGCGCGCCTTTGGCCGGCGGCTATCCGCTGGACACGCCGTTCGGCACGATTTACGGCAGCAATCTGACGCCGTCGGCCGACCACGGCATCGGGCGCTGGACCCAAGACGACTTCTTCCTGGCGCTGACCCAGGGCGTGGCGCCGGGCGGGCGACACCTGTACCCGGCGATGCCTTACACCTCGTATAAAGGGATTTCGCGCCAGGATGCCGACGACATCTACGCTTACCTGATGACGCGCCCGGCGGTAGACGTGGCCATTCCGGCCAACGAGATGCCGTTCCCGTTCAACCAGCGCATGGCGCTGATTGGCTGGAACCTGCTGTTCCGCAACCAGGATCCGCTGCCGGCCAGTTCGCAGGGGGCGTCGGCACAGTGGCAGCGTGGCCGTTATCTGGCGGATACGCTGGGCCACTGCGGGGAATGCCATACGCCACGCGGCATGCTGGGCCAGATGGATCTCGGGAAACCGATGCAGGGCGGCGAACTGGGGCGCTTTATGGCGCCGGACATTACTCCGCACGGATTGGCGCAACGCGGCTGGACGCCGGACGACCTGAACCGCTTCCTGGCAACCGGCATCGCGCCTCAGGGCAGCGCCTTCAGCGAAATGCATATGGTGGTGGATCTCAGCACCCGTCATTTGACGCCGGAAGACCACCAGGCGTTGGCTACCTATCTGATGGGTGAGCAGCCGCCGGCCGCGGTGCCGGTCAAAGCGGGGCAGGGCAGCGATGCGGGGCGCATTGTCTATCTGGATCAATGTTCCGGTTGCCATGCCCGTGAAGGCGAGGGTAAACCGCATGTGGCGGTAGCGATGCGCGATAACGCGACGCTGCGCCAGCCGGACGCTAAAAACCTGATTGTTTCAGTGCTGGACGGTTTGCCGGCGCAGCAATTCCCCAACGGCGAGAGCCTGCAGAGCATGCCGGCCTTTGGCGAACGACTGGATGATGCGCAGGTGGCGGAGCTGGTGAACTATCTGCGTGTCACCTGGGGCGGGTTGCCGGGCGATGTCACGGCCGGGCAGGTGAAGAAGCTGCGTAATAAGCCTTGATCGAGAAGGGGCTCAGCGTGCTGAGCCCCTTTTACCCTTCTAGCGATTATCCGCCGGCGGTTCACCCAATACCGGCATGCCTTCTTCATTCCACGCTATCGGCTTAATCCGCGTATGACGGTTGGGGTCATAGAGCGGATCGCCCTCGATTTCCGTGTAATTGCGCGCATGGTAAACCAACAGATCCCGGCCCTGTTCGTCGAGGGTAAAGCTGTTGTGCCCGGGGCCGAATTGGCGGTTTTTGGCGCTGGTGCGGAATACCGGTTGGCTGGCCTTGCGCCACTGGGTTGGGTCGGTGATGTCACTGTCGATATCGGCCCAGAGCAGCCCGATGCAGTAATTTTCATCGGTGGCGCTGGCGGAGTAGCTGATAAATATCCGCCGGCCATGAGTAATCACCGCAGGTCCTTCATTCACCTCGAAACCCACGATTTCCCAGGGGAGCTCCGGTTTGCTGAGCAGCACCGGTTTGCCCTTTAGCGTCCACGGATTTTCCATCTCCGCCAGGTACAGGTTGGAGTTGCCGCTGATGGCCGGATCCTTTTGCGCCCATAAATAATAGTGTTTGCCGCGGTGCTCAAAATGGGTGGCGTCGAGGGAGAAGCTGTCGATATGGCTGTATATCCTGCCTTTTTCTATCCATTCCCCGGTTAACGGGTTGGCTGCGCTGCATTCCAGCGCAAACATGCGATGCTGGAACAGGCCATCTGCAATGTCGGGGCTGTGGGCGGCGGCAAAATACAAATACCACTTACCTTCGATAAAGTGCAGTTCCGGCGCCCAGATCAGCGCGCTCATTGGCCCTTGCTGCGGCTTTCGCCATACTACCGTTGCCGTAGCCTGCGGTAGTTCGTCGAGGCTGCGCGCCCGGCGAAGCTCCAGGCGATCGTATTCCGGCACCGAGGCGG is a window of Serratia plymuthica DNA encoding:
- a CDS encoding (2Fe-2S)-binding protein, producing MSIKTQPISLTVNDKQYGPIEVPEGLMMIDFLHEYLNLTGSRLGCGQGICHACVAIVDHPSGTSEEVRTCITGAHFFSGKKVRTVEGHARVDEQGEVVELSPIQQAFLEHYSFQCGYCTPGFVNAATLFVEKLKREPIARDQLESAIEQALDNHICRCTGYVRYYEAVRDVVLKTPGLLKETAR
- a CDS encoding cytochrome c; the encoded protein is MKKRLVLLILLVAIIVIALLWWRENRRYDGPVQQVTASAEQIVRGRYLAQAADCAACHTASGGAPLAGGYPLDTPFGTIYGSNLTPSADHGIGRWTQDDFFLALTQGVAPGGRHLYPAMPYTSYKGISRQDADDIYAYLMTRPAVDVAIPANEMPFPFNQRMALIGWNLLFRNQDPLPASSQGASAQWQRGRYLADTLGHCGECHTPRGMLGQMDLGKPMQGGELGRFMAPDITPHGLAQRGWTPDDLNRFLATGIAPQGSAFSEMHMVVDLSTRHLTPEDHQALATYLMGEQPPAAVPVKAGQGSDAGRIVYLDQCSGCHAREGEGKPHVAVAMRDNATLRQPDAKNLIVSVLDGLPAQQFPNGESLQSMPAFGERLDDAQVAELVNYLRVTWGGLPGDVTAGQVKKLRNKP
- a CDS encoding glycoside hydrolase family 43 protein, giving the protein MRDYPNPFIEQRADPFVLRHSDGYYYFTASVPEYDRLELRRARSLDELPQATATVVWRKPQQGPMSALIWAPELHFIEGKWYLYFAAAHSPDIADGLFQHRMFALECSAANPLTGEWIEKGRIYSHIDSFSLDATHFEHRGKHYYLWAQKDPAISGNSNLYLAEMENPWTLKGKPVLLSKPELPWEIVGFEVNEGPAVITHGRRIFISYSASATDENYCIGLLWADIDSDITDPTQWRKASQPVFRTSAKNRQFGPGHNSFTLDEQGRDLLVYHARNYTEIEGDPLYDPNRHTRIKPIAWNEEGMPVLGEPPADNR